A region of the Methanobacterium formicicum DSM 3637 genome:
AACCGAATTGTGCTCAGTGACCGTTCATTCTACTCCAGCCTGGCTTATCAGAATAGTGAAGAGTGGATTGCCCAGATAAATCAACACGCCCTGGAACCGGATCTGGTGATACTTCTGGATCTTGAAATTGAAACTGCACTCACCCGATGTGAGGGTACCGACAGCTTTGAAGAGGCAAATTTCCTGGAAAGTGTCCGCCAAAAATACCTTAAACTGGCCCAACAGCATGGGTTCATGGTAGTTAATGCAGGCAATGGTGTGAACAAGGTGCACAGTGATATAAAAAGAATTGTGGCCCCCAAGCTGGGTATGTGTATATAATTAGATGATATTCCAGTTAGATGATTTTTTAGGGGTTTAAATAATCATGATTTTGGAAGTTTCTGAGTTTGGATAGTTATT
Encoded here:
- the tmk gene encoding dTMP kinase — its product is MYICLEGIDGSGKSTQLECLGKWLEKCGLSVTRIREPTDSPVGRLIRKMLQDPGAQDEGFQRTLALLFAADRTLLMDTICKEEKMNRIVLSDRSFYSSLAYQNSEEWIAQINQHALEPDLVILLDLEIETALTRCEGTDSFEEANFLESVRQKYLKLAQQHGFMVVNAGNGVNKVHSDIKRIVAPKLGMCI